One window of the Leishmania panamensis strain MHOM/PA/94/PSC-1 chromosome 8 sequence genome contains the following:
- a CDS encoding hypothetical protein (TriTrypDB/GeneDB-style sysID: LpmP.08.0890): MRLTMWVKECPGQIKKRINVVSKSHIIIRELNDPTRFAVCDIQGKNHHCTVGNPHLCSCSATQPCAHTLSVLLLFFKVRAENPIVWQRYINEVELSDLIDKRRAEEKCVFCHEQTPHMRSCETCGVNFHHLCLELASKSRKNSRNTCPKCNEAVSGSERKSGACCSNCNMTWNTEFYTCLLCPHYCLCRRCYTSSRVHSSHPFSCSKLGGFAQSTDSMVFHNVGDLQYREINPEDYDALLTLDNDKRSPLGEEELRGLSVEYFSLRARRNDSCPVCLCGFGASSRCIALPCGHTMHYKCGFKWFSELSDVCPIDNQKVCRGRTIQNVRMVSEGEASSQASTRDGMSLRIPLAITSLRLPEIKSRLQK; encoded by the coding sequence ATGAGGTTGACAATGTGGGTGAAGGAATGCCCTGGTCAGATTAAAAAGAGAATCAATGTCGTTTCAAAGTCTCACATTATCATAAGGGAGCTAAATGACCCGACAAGGTTCGCTGTTTGTGATATCCAAGGAAAGAATCATCATTGCACGGTTGGGAATCCGCATCTGTGCTCGTGCAGCGCGACACAGCCATGCGCTCATACTCTCTCTGTACTGCTTTTGTTTTTCAAAGTAAGAGCAGAAAATCCAATTGTATGGCAGCGTTACATTAATGAGGTGGAGCTTAGTGACCTTATCGATAAGCGAAGGGCGGAAGAAAAATGTGTTTTTTGCCATGAGCAGACGCCACACATGCGCTCATGTGAAACATGCGGTGTTAACTTTCATCATCTGTGCTTGGAGCTAGCGTCCAAAAGCAGAAAGAACAGCCGCAACACCTGTCCAAAGTGCAATGAAGCGGTGTCGGGGTCTGAGCGAAAAAGCGGTGCTTGCTGCAGCAACTGCAATATGACTTGGAATACGGAGTTCTATACATGTCTCCTTTGCCCCCACTACTGTttgtgcaggcgctgctaCACATCATCCAGAGTTCATTCTTCACACCCTTTTAGCTGCAGCAAGTTGGGTGGCTTTGCACAGTCGACAGACAGCATGGTATTTCATAATGTGGGAGATTTGCAATACCGTGAGATTAACCCGGAAGACTATGACGCACTTCTCACGCTGGACAATGACAAGAGAAGTCCTctaggggaggaggagctcagAGGACTGTCTGTCGAGTATTTTAGTTTGCGCGCAAGGAGAAACGATAGTTGCCcggtgtgtctctgtggaTTCGGGGCGTCCAGCAGGTGCATTGCACTTCCTTGTGGTCACACAATGCATTACAAGTGTGGGTTCAAATGGTTCTCTGAGCTTAGTGATGTGTGCCCGATTGACAATCAGAAAGTATGTAGAGGGAGGACGATTCAAAATGTACGGATGGTTAGCGAGGGGGAAGCTTCCTCACAGGCCTCTACACGCGATGGAATGAGTTTGCGCATTCCTTTGGCGATAACATCCCTCAGGCTTCCTGAGATTAAGTCACGGCTACAGAAATGA
- the TSIF gene encoding suppressive immunomodulating factor, putative (TriTrypDB/GeneDB-style sysID: LpmP.08.0940), giving the protein MTSLTLREIGVTNDVAGDHDVLELFAVCREGVVHVAASHLLPDHVAVTTRNGFVELIDTATGEFRLFLTYLDRIPLDASLRCFSLVPSLYAASPQQRYRRRQHHLLYSLSYSNELLLANVETAEVRVFATCGSRPSVVQCDGDYIVCGEGNGQVAVWRASVEEWVTRHSASSAASASPLPPLWRTSFFDSTVVCANLHRDQLICCSADYRCVVACVEDGVVRATLPLDLDQAVAVFALTKPPATSLLHTSLAVCLTSRISIFTSIPLGDTATSAQFSRPLPTSTHSERWMHQGDCVVEREEVACASCLGGYLAAGTISGLVLLYSCDAAESLVRELVRFNVGYGVIGMQLFPSGTLLVVTSVGDVWRWPLGDLLRSTSASGTEGVGDELTEAEPTAATQQPPLPLAAPGVPAALSPVNNTLPTEPRAPATSYEVSYTQEGDIEDRSLSAHGTSILVHTQQRESEATAEVEETIIAESVDADGLAVGASRDAEAEGTPSVHLSTASASVRTSSASPKDDAGEDHPDERGSDSTEMDPHRTEPATVSCLPPPPLPVSSTVSEKSKERRGVGSVVRCATESQRPTLYDPEQSTEGPEVVNVSVSCSAAGDSADLSHDDLHIAVSPPSTADTTTHHDAALEGSGAEGPEAAAKGPAPGAARVAAKEGAINDKYIQTFQSNNVYIQNTADVMQDAVHRSPGIASREGAGVKASVDDLELEFTHTLKRLLGTAVGVEGLRKNRRMSPRKVAGVLANLTNQQAAAAGAKVLSHETPSHPRALEGLNSTKLLEEKRATLEAAAFNFEGYRQAHRLEVDALKYRHPLQVPTYTLQDRVFDTVESSKRLCDKESGTERGAAGNAAAVLSAAPQDDLRDVTYGKVKWTLDPRIAEERRRGGPEMAQHHCDDLIFSTPHSAKATVLFADEAPLMPSTAWEEVLLLPLPLPSAPSVF; this is encoded by the coding sequence ATGACGTCGCTGACCCTCAGAGAGATTGGAGTCACTAACGACGTCGCAGGGGATCATGACGTTCTAGAGCTCTTCGCGGTGTGTCGCGAGGGCGTGGTGCACGTGGCGGCGTCCCACCTACTGCCGGACCATGTCGCAGTGACCACAAGAAATGGTTTTGTTGAGCTCATTGACACCGCCACTGGTGAGTTTCGTCTCTTCCTGACATATCTCGATCGAATCCCTCTTGATGCCTCGCTGCGATGCTTCTCACTGGTGCCTAGCCTCTACGCGgcatcgccgcagcagcgctatcGACGCCGTCAacaccacctcctctactctctctcctactcgAACGAGCTCCTGTTGGCGAACGTGGAGACGGCCGAGGTGCGCGTCTTTGCAACTTGTGGGAGCCGGCCAAGTGTGGTGCAGTGTGACGGGGACTACATCGTCTGCGGTGAAGGGAACGGgcaggtggcggtgtggcgcGCGAGTGTTGAGGAGTGGGTCACCCGGCATTCCGCTAGCTCCGCTGCATCTGCCTCACCATTGCCGCCTCTGTGGAGGACTTCCTTCTTTGACAGCACCGTCGTTTGTGCAAATCTCCATCGAGATCAGCTCATTTGTTGCTCGGCAGACTACCGCTGCGTCGTAGCGTGCGTGGAAGATGGGGTTGTGCGCGCCACCCTGCCCCTCGATCTGGACCAGGCGGTTGCTGTGTTTGCTCTCACGAAGCCACCGGCGACATCGTTGCTGCACACAAGTCTAGCAGTGTGCCTCACCTCACGCATCTCCATCTTCACATCGATACCGCTCGGCGACACGGCTACCTCAGCGCAGTTTTCCCGGCCTTTGCCGACTTCAACGCACTCGGAGCGCTGGATGCATCAAGGGGACTGTGTTGTGGAAcgagaggaggtggcgtgCGCTTCATGCCTTGGGGGTTATCTGGCAGCTGGCACTATCTCTggactggtgctgctgtactcctgcgacgctgccgagTCACTGGTGAGGGAGCTAGTGCGCTTTAACGTCGGCTACGGCGTGATAGGCATGCAACTCTTCCCCAGCGGTACACTCCTTGTCGTCACATCGGTCGGCGATGTCTGGCGATGGCCGCTGGGCGATTtgctgcgcagcacaagCGCGAGCGGCACAGAAGGCGTGGGTGATGAGCTGACCGAGGCAGAGCCGACGGCTGCTACACAGCAacctccgctgccgttggcTGCACCAGGGGTACCAGCGGCTTTGTCTCCGGTGAACAATACTCTTCCTACTGAGCCGCGTGCGCCTGCCACCTCGTACGAAGTGAGCTACACGCAGGAGGGCGACATAGAGGACCGCAGCCTCTCTGCCCACGGCACCTCAATTCTggtgcacacacagcagagggagagcgaggcaaCAGCAGAGGTAGAAGAAACCATTATCGCAGAATCTGTCGACGCTGACGGCCTTGCAGTTGGTGCTAGCCGTGACGCTGAAGCGGAGGGAACTCCATCTGTACATCTCTCTACGGCATCTGCGTCTGTTCGGACCTCAAGTGCTTCCCCCAAGGACGATGCTGGCGAGGACCACCCGGAcgagcgcggcagcgacagcacagAGATGGACCCCCACCGCACCGAACCAGCGACGGTTTCGTgccttccgccgccgcctctgcccgTGTCGTCGACGGTTTCAGAGAAGTctaaggagaggagaggcgtcGGCAGTGTAGTTCGGTGCGCCACCGAGTCGCAGCGGCCAACCCTCTACGACCCGGAACAGAGCACTGAAGGGCCAGAGGTGGTGAACGTGAGTGTGTcgtgcagtgctgctggagatTCGGCCGACCTGAGCCATGATGACCTGCACATCGCTGTCTCACCGCCTTCCACTGCTGACACCACTACCCACCACGACGCAGCATTggagggcagcggcgcagaggggccggaggcggcagcgaaggggCCAGCCCCAGGTGCAGCAAGGGTGGCAGCCAAGGAGGGGGCGATCAATGACAAGTACATCCAGACTTTTCAGAGCAACAACGTCTACATCCAGAACACCGCTGATGTGATGCAAGATGCTGTGCACAGAAGCCCAGGTATTgcaagcagagagggagcagGTGTGAAGGCCTCTGTGGATGACCTGGAGCTCGAGTTCACGCACACATTGAAGCGACTGCTAGGGACAGCTGTGGGCGTTGAAGGTCTCCGCAAGAACCGTCGTATGAGTCCTCGCAAAGTAGCTGGCGTTCTCGCCAACCTCACAAACCAgcaggcagccgcagctggcgCCAAAGTGCTCTCCCACGAGACACCATCGCACCCACGTGCGCTCGAGGGGTTGAACAGTACCAAGTTactggaggagaagcgggcGACGCTAGAGGCAGCTGCGTTCAACTTTGAGGGGTATCGGCAGGCTCACCGCCTGGAGGTGGACGCCTTAAAATATCGCCATCCTCTGCAGGTCCCTACCTACACCCTGCAGGATCGTGTCTTTGACACCGTTGAGTCTTCTAAACGTCTTTGCGACAAGGAGTCCGGGACCGAACGTGGAGCCGCAGGgaatgccgccgccgttctcTCCGCGGCACCACAGGATGACCTACGCGACGTGACATACGGGAAGGTGAAGTGGACTCTCGACCCTCGCATCGCCGAAGAgcgtcggcgcggcgggCCAGAgatggcgcagcaccactgcgATGACTTGATCTTCTCAACTCCCCACTCCGCGAAGGCCACGGTGCTGTTTGCCGATGAGGCGCCCCTCATGCCCAGCACGGCGTGGGAGGAGGTTctcttgctgccgctgccgcttccctCCGCTCCCTCTGTTTTCTAA
- a CDS encoding phosphoribosylpyrophosphate synthetase (TriTrypDB/GeneDB-style sysID: LpmP.08.0930): MSSSPLRDQLKRIEKAYFYQPGKMTEVHSVSGTVSPHTEKRDHSRPFCLVSGNGNRPLAEAVALLMGTHTHHTSVTQYSNGEVNVRINESVLGADVYIIQSTVGNEIIDVNTALMELLLLTRKMRLSNAKSVTVIAPFFGYARQDRKTNLRGPISASAVARMIVKMGADRVASLDLHSNQIQGFFDNIPVDNLLMAHEFARYLRDQPWFDVDQMVVVSPDAGGVERAKQLADILQVGRIVTIVKRRIAAGKVDTMQSVGEVAGFTCIIVDDMVDTGGTLVKACELLKDLGAVRVTACCVHGILTDPCSERINNCSALQELVVSDSIPQEEHQKAIPKLKVLTIAPLIAAVIHQYMNEESVSSLFSPSLRGN, translated from the coding sequence ATGTCCAGCTCCCCTCTCCGAGATCAGCTGAAGCGCATCGAGAAGGCGTATTTTTACCAGCCGGGCAAGATGACGGAGGTGCACTCGGTGAGTGGCACCGTGAGCCCGCACACGGAGAAGCGGGACCACTCACGCCCGTTCTGCCTAGTCTCCGGTAACGGGAATCGTCCgctggcagaggcggtggcgctcctGATGGGCACCCACACTCACCACACGTCTGTGACGCAGTACTCCAATGGCGAGGTGAACGTGCGCATCAACGAGAGTGTGCTCGGTGCTGATGTCTACATCATTCAGAGCACCGTCGGAAACGAGATCATCGACGTTAATACGGCGCTAATGGAGCTTCTCCTGCTGACCCGTAAGATGCGCCTGAGCAATGCAAAGAGCGTGACTGTCATCGCTCCCTTTTTTGGGTACGCTCGGCAGGACCGAAAGACGAACCTGCGCGGCCccatctccgcctccgcggTTGCACGCATGATCGTGAAGATGGGGGCGGATCGTGTTGCCTCGTTAGACCTGCACTCGAATCAGATCCAAGGTTTCTTTGACAATATTCCCGTAGACAACCTACTCATGGCACACGAGTTCGCACGGTACCTGCGTGACCAGCCGTGGTTCGACGTCGATCAGATGGTGGTCGTCTCGCCTGATGCGGGCGGTGTGGAGCGGGCGAAGCAGCTGGCCGATATTCTTCAGGTGGGCCGCATTGTCACCATCGTGAAGCGGCGCATTGCGGCTGGCAAGGTGGACACGATGCAGAGCGTGGGTGAGGTGGCTGGCTTCACCTGCATCATTGTCGACGATATGGTCGACACCGGGGGCACACTGGTGAAGGCATGCGAACTTCTGAAGGACCTCGGTGCGGTGCGCGTGACGGCGTGTTGCGTGCACGGCATCCTCACAGACCCCTGCTCGGAGCGCATCAACAACTGCAGCGCCCTCCAGGAGCTTGTGGTGTCCGACTCCATCCCACAGGAAGAGCATCAAAAGGCGATTCCGAAGTTGAAGGTGCTCACAATCGCGCCTCTTATCGCGGCCGTCATCCACCAGTACATGAACGAGGAAAGCGTcagctccctcttctctccatccCTGCGGGGCAACTAA
- a CDS encoding hypothetical protein (TriTrypDB/GeneDB-style sysID: LpmP.08.0920): protein MSSDPRLRLSMANQSNVPKEYVRAVDPQLLPPRVGHNWNDQAFRAKQGKPQQLEAEFRGRRVFPATQNRTFPAQAPDMCRTAQQLVDALMSSSLNRNTATRKARAAEELRHVTLEDKVLRFYAFFNEPAPEAGAASFWHRKVVISFFPVDDTILIEEPHIINSGLDGGVFLKRQKVVADPRQREKFPGEEYVSLNFFNVGDSVRLNATDFFLYDCDNFTRDFLTALGVEVGAPVGCPDDLFMSEYGRYQERLKSGKFGLLSQDYAADEAERSVRFLRDGGMVLRFYALLDERDSVPGGMVRRLEVMLFVEDNSISIVQRQSSSESCRGLYLSRCWLPKCGSVAKTNELTFTHRVNGQREPDMGIPDAYYRDVDLDVGMTLNVFGRSVFLYDCDDYTREFFMQRYGVSLHPPIDVSNYLQGDARRTVLGTEGPTRSVDSVRGVVGQPASAADAGDDDGSLAVASVNSAAAAQDIPTDTLRFRAVLARPANHDDEQRRFTIAYYTKSEEFVVHESAFPKAGIHGGCIWKRKKVMKVPPKPGPRNAPKPLVVPGEVPHYTLSDLGEGKELVINGLPLRLYRMDAHTATFYARCSGTLTEDTTGGPAVVTDATGAMVTVDHLVSELRSYLQSRYGTGVASFLALDRDRDGIVSVPEFTMAMKAFQITEDKGAAAAIFARITPARDTGYFTSVDLMKWMDAASEDHRTTLVRTARMPSGGREAELKEIERRAVRSKVLRELKFRLDARCWKGADMFRLASTMPRAYGGRRGDLYSFTNPDRDTVITPVQLRRCIEEILTGTPTAAEMACILEFFFPSLPVEAYTQTRDNGTAHAVDLNEFQKRYYIMTKETMLPDDGEAAASSS, encoded by the coding sequence ATGTCCTCCGACCCGCGGCTCCGCCTCTCCATGGCGAACCAGAGCAACGTGCCAAAGGAGTACGTTCGCGCCGTGGATCCGCAGCTGCTTCCTCCGCGTGTGGGGCACAATTGGAATGACCAGGCGTTTCGCGCTAAGCAAGGTaagccacagcagctggaggcggagTTCCGCGGCAGGCGTGTGTTTCCTGCCACGCAGAACAGGACGTTCCCAGCGCAGGCCCCAGATATGTGCcgcacggcgcagcagctaGTCGATGCTTTGATGTCTTCTTCCCTCAACCGTAATACCGCTACACGCAAagctcgcgctgctgaggagtTACGGCACGTAACGCTGGAGGACAAGGTTTTGCGCTTCTACGCTTTCTTCAACGAGCCGGCACCTGAGGCAGGAGCGGCCTCGTTCTGGCACCGCAAGGTGGTCATCAGTTTCTTCCCTGTCGACGACACCATCCTCATCGAGGAGCCGCACATCATCAACAGCGGCCTTGACGGCGGCGTGTTTCTGAAACGGCAGAAGGTGGTCGCTGATCCACGACAGCGGGAGAAGTTCCCCGGTGAGGAGTACGTCTCCCTCAACTTCTTCAACGTAGGAGATTCCGTGCGACTCAACGCCACGGACTTCTTCTTGTATGACTGCGATAACTTCACACGCGACTTCCTCACGGCCCTTGGCGTTGAGGTAGGGGCACCGGTAGGGTGTCCGGACGACCTGTTCATGTCTGAGTATGGCCGGTATCAGGAGCGACTCAAATCTGGCAAATTCGGCCTGCTTTCGCAAGACTATGCCGCCGACGAAGCGGAGCGTTCCGTCCGCTTCCTTCGAGACGGTGGAATGGTGCTTCGCTTTTACGCCCTGCTCGACGAGCGGGACAGCGTCCCTGGTGGGATGGTGCGAAGGCTGGAGGTGATGCTGTTCGTGGAGGACAATTCTATTTCTAtcgtgcagcggcagagctCGTCAGAGAGCTGCCGGGGCCTTTACCTGTCGCGATGCTGGCTTCCTAAGTGCGGCTCGGTGGCCAAGACTAACGAGCTGACGTTTACGCATCGCGTGAATGGACAGCGCGAACCGGACATGGGCATCCCAGATGCCTACTACCGCGATGTGGATCTGGACGTCGGCATGACGCTGAACGTCTTTGGGCGCTCGGTTTTTTTGTACGATTGCGATGACTACACACGCGAATTTTTCATGCAGCGCTACGGCGTCTCTTTGCATCCGCCCATCGACGTTTCGAATTACTTACAGGGAGACGCGCGCCGCACGGTGCTCGGGACAGAGGGACCAACGAGGAGCGTCGATAGTGTGAGAGGTGTGGTGGGGCAGCCAGCTagcgctgccgacgccggagacgacgacggctctctcgctgttgcCTCGGTCAatagcgctgcagcggcgcaagaCATACCGACCGACACGCTGCGTTTCCGTGCTGTGCTCGCCCGCCCTGCCAACCATGAcgacgagcagcgccgctttaCCATTGCGTACTACACCAAATCCGAGGAGTTCGTGGTGCATGAGAGTGCGTTCCCGAAGGCCGGTATCCACGGTGGCTGCATATGGAAGCGGAAGAAGGTGATGAAGGTTCCGCCGAAGCCTGGTCCCCGCAATGCGCCGAAACCGCTGGTCGTCCCGGGCGAGGTGCCGCACTACACCCTCTCCGATCTGGGTGAGGGCAAGGAGCTGGTCATCAATGGTCTACCGCTGCGTTTGTACAGGATGGACGCGCACACCGCCACCTTTTACGCCCGCTGCTCCGGCACGCTGACTGAAGACACTACTGGCGggccagcggtggtgacCGATGCGACGGGGGCGATGGTGACGGTGGACCACCTCGTCTCGGAGCTTCGCAGCTACCTTCAGTCTCGCTACGGAACTGGCGTAGCCTCATTTCTGGCCCTCGATCGCGACCGCGACGGTATTGTCAGCGTGCCAGAGTTCACCATGGCGATGAAGGCGTTCCAGATCACAGAGGACAAGGGTGCAGCGGCCGCTATCTTCGCGCGTATCACCCCCGCACGCGACACGGGGTACTTCACTTCTGTAGACTTGATGAAGTGGATGGACGCTGCCAGCGAGGATCACAGGACGACCTTGGTACGTACTGCCAGGATGCcaagcggcggcagagaagcCGAACTGAAGGAGATCGAGCGGCGCGCGGTACGCTCAAAGGTACTGAGGGAGCTGAAGTTCCGCTTAGATGCGCGGTGCTGGAAAGGTGCAGACATGTTTCGCCTGGCGTCCACCATGCCACGTGCCTACGGTGGTCGTCGGGGTGACTTGTATTCTTTCACAAACCCCGACCGCGACACTGTTATCACCCCAGTGCAACTGCGGCGTTGCATTGAGGAGATTCTCACTGGCACCCCCACAGCGGCAGAGATGGCGTGTATCTTAGAGTTTTTCTTCCCTAGTCTTCCAGTAGAGGCCTACACTCAAACTCGCGACAACGGCACCGCCCACGCTGTTGACTTGAACGAGTTCCAGAAGCGGTACTACATTATGACAAAGGAGACGATGCTGCCGGACGATGGTGAAGCTGCCGCCTCAAGCTCGTAA
- a CDS encoding hypothetical protein (TriTrypDB/GeneDB-style sysID: LpmP.08.0900), which yields MRRLTAPALSTHCVRSICGAAPVMYFPPAPFASASKEEQVKKNTKIAIEMVRRYKGETPECYTRKYTATIEQLEKEIEALLGGTQKMRKAATDDQPMDKLGLMERCLRHALWSYHKDEGKYDFDEIARWVVYTPEDEMKLAQMKRQVEAKSKLAAYRAKRAKEGLPEASAPLINWEEEYKSVTDRELVNEKRLRYDTIAANTMERDEAQIEAVLQQYRKPVQDKRLDELVDLLERFKPVLAREAIMQRLTIKHLEGQLGVWRYMDWCPEVRDRAELEVDVSGFQWWSPLEERRLLPVRLRSVNEVREIMAQTQSSKAAEASVHNPQASQSAGDGDRERLLKEVLALQARIYQRDDAPVEEKKAAH from the coding sequence ATGCGTCGTCTCACTGCCCCTGCTCTGAGCACTCATTGCGTTCGCTCCATATGTGGAGCGGCCCCTGTGATGTACTTTCCACCCGCGCCATTTGCGTCCGCCTccaaggaggagcaggtAAAAAAGAACACGAAGATTGCGATCGAGATGGTCAGGCGCTACAAGGGTGAGACACCCGAGTGTTATACTCGTAAGTACACCGCCACGATAGAGCAGCTTGAGAAGGAGATCGAGGCGCTCCTGGGCGGCACACAGAAGATGCGCAAGGCCGCCACGGATGATCAGCCAATGGACAAGCTGGGACTGATGGAGCGCTGTCTCCGCCACGCTCTCTGGTCGTATCACAAGGACGAGGGCAAGTACGATTTTGATGAGATTGCGAGGTGGGTTGTTTACACCCCTGAGGACGAGATGAAGCTCGCGCAGATGAAGCGCCAGGTGGAGGCTAAGTCGAAGCTGGCGGCGTACCGTGCCAAGCGCGCCAAGGAGGGTTTGCCCGAAGCCTCGGCTCCACTGATCAActgggaggaggagtacaAGAGCGTGACGGACCGCGAGCTGGTGAACGAAAAGCGGTTACGCTATGACACGATTGCCGCCAACACTATGGAGCGCGACGAGGCTCAGATTgaggctgtgctgcagcagtaccgCAAGCCGGTGCAGGATAAGCGCCTTGATGAGCTTGTTGATCTTCTCGAGCGCTTCAAGCCGGTGCTTGCTCGCGAGGCCATTATGCAGCGCCTCACCATCAAGCACTTGGAGGGTCAGTTGGGCGTGTGGCGCTACATGGACTGGTGCCCAGAGGTGCGTGACCGCGCCGAGCTCGAGGTGGATGTCTCCGGGTTCCAGTGGTGGTCtccgctggaggagcgccgccTGTTGCCGGTGCGCCTGCGCTCTGTGAACGAGGTGCGTGAGATTATGGCTCAGACCCAGTCCTCCAAGGCTGCTGAGGCGTCAGTTCACAACCCACAGGCGTCTCAGTCTGCCGGTGATGGTGACCGCGAGCGACTTctgaaggaggtgctggcCTTGCAGGCCCGCATCTACCAGCGCGATGACGCTCCGgtagaggagaagaaggctgCTCACTAA
- a CDS encoding stress-induced protein sti1 (TriTrypDB/GeneDB-style sysID: LpmP.08.0910): protein MDANELKNEGNKEFSAGRYVEAVNYFSKAIQLDGQNSVLYSNRSACFAAMQKYKDALDDADKCISIKPNWAKGYVRRGAALHGMRRYDDAIAAYEKGLSVDPSNSGCTQGVKDVQVAKSREARDPIARVFTPEAFRKIQENPKLSLLMLQPDYVKMVDTVVRDPSQARLYMEDQRFALTLMYLSGMKIPNDDEDDEEERPSAKAAAEAKAKEEKKLLTDNEKEAMALKEEGNKLYLSKRFEEALSKYQEAQAKDPKNTLYILNVSAVYFEQRDYEKCITECERGIEHGRENHCDYTIVAKLMTRHAFCLQKQKKYEAAIDLYKRALVEWRNPDTLKKLTECEKEHQKAVEEAYIDPEIAKQKKDEGNQYFKEDKFPEAVAAYTEAIKRNPAEHTSYSNRAAAYIKLGAFNDALKDAEKCIELKPDFVKGYARKGHAYFWTKQYNRALQAYDEGLKVDPSNADCKDGRLRTIMRIQEMASGQSADGDEAARRAMDDPEIAAIMQDSYMQLVLKEMQNDPTRIQEYMKDPGISVKINKLISAGIIRFGQ from the coding sequence ATGGACGCAAACGAGTTGAAGAACGAGGGAAACAAAGAGTTTTCCGCCGGCCGCTATGTGGAGGCGGTGAACTACTTCTCGAAGGCGATCCAGCTGGATGGGCAGAACAGTGTCCTCTACAGCAACCGCTCCGCCTGCTTTGCAGCCATGCAAAAGTACAAGGATGCGCTCGATGACGCCGACAAGTGCATCTCAATCAAGCCAAACTGGGCAAAGGGCTACGTGcgccgaggtgcagcgctgcatggCATGCGGCGTTACGACGATGCCATCGCCGCATACGAGAAGGGGCTCAGTGTGGACCCTTCCAACAGCGGCTGCACGCAGGGAGTGAAAGACGTGCAGGTCGCGAAGTCCCGCGAAGCACGTGACCCCATCGCCCGCGTTTTCACCCCGGAGGCGTTCCGCAAGATTCAAGAGAATCCGAAGTTGTCACTCCTGATGCTGCAACCTGATTACGTGAAGATGGTGGACACCGTCGTCCGAGACCCTTCGCAGGCTCGACTGTACATGGAAGACCAGCGCTTTGCCCTAACACTCATGTACCTGAGCGGAATGAAGATTCCCAACgacgatgaggacgacgaggaggagcgtcCGTCTgcgaaggcagcagcggaagcgaaggcaaaggaggagaagaagcttCTTACCgacaacgaaaaggaggcCATGGCGctcaaggaggagggcaacaaGCTGTACCTCTCGAAGAGGttcgaggaggcgctgagcAAGTAccaggaggcgcaggcgaaGGACCCCAAGAACACTTTGTACATTCTGAACGTGTCCGCCGTCTACTTCGAGCAGAGGGACTACGAGAAGTGCATCACCGAGTGCGAGCGCGGTATCGAGCACGGTCGCGAGAACCACTGCGACTACACAATCGTTGCGAAGCTCATGACGCGGCATGCTTTCTGCCTCcagaagcagaagaagtaTGAGGCCGCTATCGACCTTTACAAGCGCGCCCTTGTCGAGTGGCGTAACCCTGACACGCTCAAGAAGCTGACGGAGTGCGAGAAGGAGCACCAAaaggcagtggaggaggcctATATTGACCCTGAGATTGCGAAGCAAAAGAAAGACGAGGGTAATCAGTACTTTAAGGAGGACAAGTTCCCCGAGGCTGTGGCAGCGTACACGGAGGCCATCAAGCGCAACCCTGCCGAACACACCTCCTACAGCAAtcgcgccgccgcgtacaTCAAGCTTGGCGCCTTTAACGACGCCCTCAAAGACGCGGAGAAGTGCATTGAACTAAAGCCGGACTTTGTCAAGGGCTACGCGCGCAAGGGTCATGCCTACTTTTGGACCAAACAGTACAAccgcgcgctgcaggcgtACGACGAGGGCCTCAAAGTGGATCCGAGCAACGCCGACTGCAAGGATGGCCGCCTCCGTACAATCATGAGGATTCAGGAGATGGCCTCCGGCCAGTCCGCGGAtggcgacgaggcggcgcgccgcgccATGGATGATCCTGAGATTGCGGCAATTATGCAGGACAGCTACATGCAACTAGTgctgaaggagatgcagAACGACCCCACGCGGATTCAGGAGTACATGAAGGACCCAGGCATATCAGTGAAGATCAACAAGCTCATCTCCGCTGGCATCATTCGTTTTGGTCAGTAA